TTCAAGCATACAATACATTAACCAGCAAGCTACGCAATGCGGCCAATGCCTCAAATTCAATCCACGCTtattaaaagagaaaagtaaaTCATAATAAACCCTAACCTTGATTCAATTTGCGTGCAAACCATCCATCCAAAGCATCACACACAAagctacaatttttttttacaaaatacaCAACATTAGATTCACAATAATGATTCATCAAAACGAAAAATGAGCAAAACAGAGACAGGAATCTCACCtaacaaaatacaaaaggGAGAAAAGGTACTTGTTCTTAAAGCATATCGCGAAAGCATAGCAATTCATTAAAATCCTCACATAACCTGAAACAGAAGAATACATCAGTCAAATCACGGATTAAGTGCAGAAGCGAAAGTGTTGAGAAATCAATGCTTACCGATTATGTTTGGGACGTAGAGATAAACGGACAAGGTGCTAGGTCTGGACTTCTTCGCCATTGACAATGATCTGAGGCGATTTCTGCAGCAAATTAGGAGGTGGATTGTTCGATCAACGGATTCGGCCGCACGGATTCGCTCTTCGAGATGAATTCGCGTGGATTTTTGGAAGCAGAATTGGGGGAATTTGGGAGAGTAATAAACAAACCGTTGATTGCAAGAGCTAAGCAAAGAATCATATTCGAAAATGATGCACAATTTTTTACGAGAAAGATTAGTTTGTTTAATATactttcttccttttttaaaaatagtcaCAATTTACTTTAATCAATTTCTATTCATACACATTAATCAATAACTTGTTATCTACAGAAAagtattatgttattttcattacacataaaatttgttatctactcctatatagtactataaatataatccatgCATATTATTTAGATTGTgttatacatttataattattattctttattaatttttaacataaCATGGATAACATTTAAAGGCTAAAGCTGCATTTGTtatgttattaattattaatttatttaaaattattgaaaaataataaatccaactttgatttttaattaaattttataatagagtAGAAACAAATGTATACGATAGAACATGTAATAACAAATTATGCAAACGTAAAATATATGCGTAACAGTATTCATTGTAATTAGCTTAAatctagtagtagtaattttataatagtactCTCCATGCTTTATGAGTGATCATTTTTTACATTCTcaatatatttacaatttttttattaattaatactaccaATTATATTGGAATTGGTGCAATATTTCATAGCgtaatatttgtatttgaatTGGTTCTATATTTCATTAGGAGTAACGACTTTTTTATAAGTTGGGATGGAAATTAGTAATAGGAAAAACTAGATGCCTTGGTATTAACTCTAATtgatcatattatatttaatgtacataaatagaattattacaataaatgagattaattattttatttattatatcactaaaaaattatgaatggATCCTGATTATCGCGAGAAAccaaatgataaaaaataaaaaaagatagtactaAAAATTAGACGAGAAAGagcttttgtttttaaaattaaaaaaaaaatgaaaaatcaaagcaGTGCTTCAGTAGCACCTTTCTTCACCACACTACAAACAGGGCACGAATCGAGAAAAACCTCAGGCACGAGCACAGATGCCGGCACGGCAGCATCACCACGCACGAATTCCTCGAATTGCAGCACCTGCACACCgctttctccttctcttccTCCATCAATTCCACGCTCCGGCAGCACCATTCCGCATCTCCGGCTCCGTTTTCCCTCAGCGACGCGATCATCGCCTCGTTCTCCTCCGCCACGTCAGATTCTCGATCTCGATTCTCTCCATGAAGGTGCGGAGCTCCGCCGCCTTCGCGATCGCTTCTTCTTTCTGCTGCAGCAGCGGTTCGCATTTCTTCATCAGAATCGCCATCTGATGCTTCCCCTGCTCTTGCACAGCCGCTCTCAATCTCTCGTTCTGTTCAAAATTCGAATGATTATAATCATTGATTAATTTCGGAAATTAGAAGCGTGTTGATTGATTCTGTTACCTGTGAATTGAGGAACTGATCGAATTGGAACCTCTTCCTCTCGATCGTCGTGAATTGGTGAAATTGAGCGGTTGTGGAGTTCGGAAACTGATCGAACTGGATCAATTGCTGCGGCGCGAAACACGGATGATCGAATCCACGGCCATTTTCGGCTGGGAAATCCTGAGAATTTAGCAGCGGGAAACATTGATTATCCGGAAACAAGTGTGCTTGAATCGCCATTGGTGATATTTTAGAGGAGCGAactcagagagagagagagaggggctATTTATAGTGGGGGGTTTACATGAAATGTGTTTATGGGGGGTTTACATGAAATGTGTTTACTctgtaaataaattactccctctttccgacattaggagtctcagtcACTTTTGcatactcatttttttaaaagtgataataaatactccctccgtcccagagaagttggcatactttgaaaatggcacgagaaggttttgttttgtgtgttaaatggagagagaaaatataatttttatattcatgtgagagagaactttttcaaaagggaaatgtggcatcttttgtgggacaaactaaaaaggaaagtgtgccaacttctctgggacggagggagtacttagaGTGAAGAACTGATAAAGTAACAGAGAGAATAACTTAGATTAGACttttctcaacattattctctctcttactctaccatttcttcactttaactatttattactccctccgtcccataaaagttgagacaaaacttttgggcacggaaattaagaatttatattaaataaataggagagatgaaaaaagtaggaaagataaagagagagtaaagtaaatgatggaaaaaagtaagagtgattagatgttttgtctttagttaaaaaaggaaatgattcaactttgttgtgacagactaaaaaggaatacgactcaacttttatgggacggagggagtaccatttttataaaacgagtacGCAAAAGTGACTGGGACTCCTAACGgcagacggaaggagtaactGAAAATCTGGTAAAAACAATCGAAATAAATAAAGCTTAAAAAGGAAGCGGAAAAACATAAGGAAATGGTAGGGGCCTCGCCTTCTTGATTCACCCTCTCTCCTTGTAATGCCTTAAGGGAAAAGTCTCCTGCTCGAATCCACCATGCCGCgatctttaaaatttataagtatttatttaaccattaaaagaaaagaacggCTAAGCAAAAGGGTGTACGATGTCGAATAGATTTCACTGTATAACTTAGCGAAAGATTTATAATGAGAGCGCACGCATATACACATTGAGTAACTTAGGCTATGATTAAATAGTTTAAGACTCTTTTATTATAAGTTGTTATTGTATTGGTAAGAAACTATTTACGAGCtaatagaagaaaaacaacaagTGGTGTCGACAGAACCTCCTACAGCAACGGACAAACAATCACCGAAAATGGACAACAGCATAACAGAaccaaataagaaaagaaactcCAAGCTACACCCAAGAATCAAGATACCCGACATAAGCTTAAATGACTAGAAAGCGAAAGAACCAATACAATGTCATTACATGGCTAAACTAGAGCCCTAAACTGTGCTTAATATTGAGATGCAAAAACGTAGAGAATGACTGATCTTGTAAGTAATTAGAGATGGTTTGGATCTCCTATTGTGATTGATAACATAGCCCCTGTTGTGCACAGCAGAGGATCCTTGCCCAATCAAAGAAATTTTAGTttcttgaaaatgaaactattctTGTATACCACATCAGTCCTCGATTTACCATTTGTCGATTTACCATAGCGATGACTAAGATCGAGACATCATTAAGAACATGAGAAACTTAAAGTTTGCTTTAGAAAAGAAGGGGAAAAGGTCTTTAGTGTAAACTCCAAAAACGTAATTTTACTCATCATTATATATCGAGTTCAGTCAATGGGCTACACGATTTAGTTACCTATCAATCCCTAGTGCACATATTTCCTAACAAATTTAATAGACATATTTCCCACGATCTTATATAACTATGAAAAATCGAGGAAACTTCTCCATCGTGATTGTGTTGCAatgatatatgtatataaatagatagatATACACAACAATCGTGAATAAAAATGTTGGGCATTGATACTATGAATCCATGTCATTTTCATGTCCCATCACTATCATTTTCCCCGTATCTATACATGTAATAGAGGCTTCAAGCAACTATTGTTTACATTTATTGTGGTATTAAGCAACTATTGTTAGGTAACGagttacaattattttatgttagaCAAAGTTTCCTTGTGACAAAAACATGTATGagaactactccctccgtcccattcaagatgaccacattcttgagtggcacGAGGTTTTAGGAAGTGTTGTTAAGTGGACTAAAATAGAGTggaaaaaagtagttgaatattttaatgagaaaaaaggAGAGAGGGggttattttctaaattaaaaagtgaTCATCTTGATTAGACAAACAAAGAATGAAATATGGTAATCTTGaatgagacagagggagtataacaaTTTAGGATTTATTGAACACAATATAAATGAGTTGTAAACATGTGTGAAATGCACTCAAAGGAAAAGGTTCTAACCATTGGCTACATTGAATCCTTTGAAAGATTCAACGAATATATTTCACCCACAATGGGTGTTttcgattaaaaaaaagggtaGCGATAAATGTAGGTTAACTTATGTGAGATCAAGTATTTGTGGGCATTGTTCTTGTTTAGTTCACGTTTTATTCATTTGGTTTTGCTCTAATACCTTAAAAACTGTTATTGTTGTCATTGACTTaacaaattacataaaacCCATTGCTCGGTTTGTTCTTTTGTTCATTTATTCGAAGTTACAAAAATTGGACAAATTGAATTCTGAATTTTATACCATTTGTAACATTAGTGACATGAATAATGACTTTTAAGATAAATGAAGTGCACAAATAAGATATGTTGCATAACAAGAATGGAAAGTGGTCAATTTAGATTAGTCTTGATGTATGAATCTTAATGTTTGACATTCTTGAaccaatttaaatttgaataatatttagTCAATTTAATCTCGAGTGATCAATATTTGTCTTCGTGCAAATTTCCATATTATGGAATTCTcatttagataatttttttatgcagTAGATTACAAAAAGTTGGGAAAGGGGAAAACACAGTCACACAGTGAGAGAAACACAAGGTAAGGCCATGGGAGAAGCATGTGGTTTGCAGATAGTGATGTTGGAGAAGTAGTGTTCATGGTTGGTGGACTTGGTTGCAATCCACGT
The genomic region above belongs to Salvia hispanica cultivar TCC Black 2014 chromosome 3, UniMelb_Shisp_WGS_1.0, whole genome shotgun sequence and contains:
- the LOC125208984 gene encoding probable BOI-related E3 ubiquitin-protein ligase 2, translating into MFPAAKFSGFPSRKWPWIRSSVFRAAAIDPVRSVSELHNRSISPIHDDREEEVPIRSVPQFTEREIESGCARAGEASDGDSDEEMRTAAAAERRSDREGGGAPHLHGENRDRESDVAEENEAMIASLRENGAGDAEWCCRSVELMEEEKEKAVCRCCNSRNSCVVMLPCRHLCSCLRFFSIRALFVVW